One Amblyomma americanum isolate KBUSLIRL-KWMA chromosome 8, ASM5285725v1, whole genome shotgun sequence DNA window includes the following coding sequences:
- the LOC144100215 gene encoding uncharacterized protein LOC144100215 produces MHGLFELLLAGLCMATAVVAKLGPPAGPQKLQRDEIDTFEVVVNFPNAVAIADSDNNALLQCLSATRTELDQEALTATYVWKFQKAENLDEREITFHIAPGEKPGTLDMTIGDDPTPKEAIMYYADKNCIVMDVEDSDHHCLLWLRRELKDAAPPVCIDHFADVCGVDVPEHSRDLCIDGEGDV; encoded by the exons ATGCATGGTCTCTTCGAACTCTTGCTGGCCGGGCTTTGCATGGCCACCGCTGTCGTGGCCAAGCTGGGACCTCCGGCCGGACCGCAGAAGCTCCAACGCGACGAAATCGACACCTTCGAG GTAGTTGTGAACTTCCCGAATGCCGTGGCCATTGCGGACTCGGACAACAACGCCCTGCTGCAGTGTCTGTCAGCAACCCGGACCGAGTTAGACCAAGAGGCACTAACTGCGACATACGTCTGGAAGTTCCAGAAGGCCGAAAACTTGGACGA GAGAGAAATAACCTTCCATATCGCTCCCGGAGAGAAACCAGGGACGCTGGACATGACGATTGGGGATG ATCCTACGCCCAAGGAGGCCATAATGTACTACGCTGACAAGAACTGCATCGTAATGGACGTGGAAGACAGTGATCATC ACTGTCTCCTGTGGCTGAGACGTGAACTGAAGGACGCGGCGCCCCCGGTGTGCATCGACCACTTCGCCGATGTATGCGGGGTGGACGTGCCGGAGCACAGCCGGGACCTCTGCATTGATGGCGAGGGGGATGTCTAG